The Arachis hypogaea cultivar Tifrunner chromosome 19, arahy.Tifrunner.gnm2.J5K5, whole genome shotgun sequence genome has a window encoding:
- the LOC112779602 gene encoding uncharacterized protein isoform X2, protein MVSSSSTRCSSRSYISNLERFLQCVTPDVPSRTLHKRCSNDLNSQWLPPVKDTIEYFTLKDLWDCYSEWSAYGAGTPVMRESGETLMQFYVPYLSAIQIYSTKSVAASRGRREDNVVELECDCWSDDSSDKLSRSLSNNSSESWDANSFNSSSDQVGSWPTRDMLGYLYLEYMEKSSPYNRLPLADKIIELARSYPALMTLKSVDLSPASWMAVSWYPIYAIPSQKDKALTTCFLTYHTLSSSFQDCDNICAEINIENDVCFPTGWGMVVGEKSKRKNSGSISVSPFGLATYRMQGDIWLTPSSHVNEKVTCLYNAANSWLKQLNVFHPDFNFFACRSSL, encoded by the exons ATGGTCTCATCATCATCGACAAGGTGTAGTTCCAGAAGCTACATATCAAATTTGGAACGCTTTCTCCAATGTGTCACACCAGATGTTCCTTCAAGGACTCTCCATAag AGATGCTCAAATGATCTAAAtagtcaatggctacctcctgttAAGGACACAATTGAATACTTCACTCTGAAAGATCTTTGGGACTGCTATTCTGAATGGAGTGCATATGGTGCCGGTACACCGGTGATGCGCGAAAGTGGGGAAACTCTAATGCAATTCTATGTTCCGTATCTGTCCGCTATCCAAATCTACAGCACTAAGTCTGTTGCAGCTTCTAG GGGACGGAGAGAGGATAACGTAGTTGAATTGGAATGTGATTGCTGGAGTGATGATAGCAGCGATAAACTATCAAGGTCATTAAGTAACAATTCTAGTGAATCGTGGGATGCTAATTCCTTCAATTCAAGCTCTGACCAGGTAGGTTCTTGGCCCACGAGGGATATGCTTGGTTACCTTTACTTGGAGTACATGGAGAAGAGTTCTCCATATAACCGGCTCCCGTTAGCAGATAAG ATAATTGAATTAGCTAGAAGCTATCCGGCATTAATGACGTTGAAGAGTGTGGATCTTTCTCCGGCTTCTTGGATGGCTGTTTCTTG GTATCCGATTTACGCCATACCAAGTCAGAAAGATAAGGCCTTGACAACGTGTTTCCTCACTTACCATACATTGTCTTCTTCTTTTCAAG ACTGTGATAACATTTGTGCTGAAATCAACATAGAGAATGACGTATGTTTTCCGACAGGGTGGGGAATGGTGGTGGGGGAGAAGTCCAAGAGGAAGAACAGCGGCAGCATATCAGTGTCGCCTTTTGGCCTAGCCACCTATAGAATGCAGGGAGATATCTGGTTAACTCCATCATCACATGTGAATGAAAAGGTAACATGTTTATACAATGCTGCAAACTCATGGTTGAAGCAGCTCAACGTGTTCCACCCTGACTTCAACTTCTTCGCATGCCGATCTTCCCTGTAA
- the LOC112779602 gene encoding uncharacterized protein isoform X4: MVSSSSTRCSSRSYISNLERFLQCVTPDVPSRTLHKRCSNDLNSQWLPPVKDTIEYFTLKDLWDCYSEWSAYGAGTPVMRESGETLMQFYVPYLSAIQIYSTKSVAASRGRREDNVVELECDCWSDDSSDKLSRSLSNNSSESWDANSFNSSSDQVGSWPTRDMLGYLYLEYMEKSSPYNRLPLADKIIELARSYPALMTLKSVDLSPASWMAVSWYPIYAIPSQKDKALTTCFLTYHTLSSSFQGWGMVVGEKSKRKNSGSISVSPFGLATYRMQGDIWLTPSSHVNEKVTCLYNAANSWLKQLNVFHPDFNFFACRSSL; the protein is encoded by the exons ATGGTCTCATCATCATCGACAAGGTGTAGTTCCAGAAGCTACATATCAAATTTGGAACGCTTTCTCCAATGTGTCACACCAGATGTTCCTTCAAGGACTCTCCATAag AGATGCTCAAATGATCTAAAtagtcaatggctacctcctgttAAGGACACAATTGAATACTTCACTCTGAAAGATCTTTGGGACTGCTATTCTGAATGGAGTGCATATGGTGCCGGTACACCGGTGATGCGCGAAAGTGGGGAAACTCTAATGCAATTCTATGTTCCGTATCTGTCCGCTATCCAAATCTACAGCACTAAGTCTGTTGCAGCTTCTAG GGGACGGAGAGAGGATAACGTAGTTGAATTGGAATGTGATTGCTGGAGTGATGATAGCAGCGATAAACTATCAAGGTCATTAAGTAACAATTCTAGTGAATCGTGGGATGCTAATTCCTTCAATTCAAGCTCTGACCAGGTAGGTTCTTGGCCCACGAGGGATATGCTTGGTTACCTTTACTTGGAGTACATGGAGAAGAGTTCTCCATATAACCGGCTCCCGTTAGCAGATAAG ATAATTGAATTAGCTAGAAGCTATCCGGCATTAATGACGTTGAAGAGTGTGGATCTTTCTCCGGCTTCTTGGATGGCTGTTTCTTG GTATCCGATTTACGCCATACCAAGTCAGAAAGATAAGGCCTTGACAACGTGTTTCCTCACTTACCATACATTGTCTTCTTCTTTTCAAG GGTGGGGAATGGTGGTGGGGGAGAAGTCCAAGAGGAAGAACAGCGGCAGCATATCAGTGTCGCCTTTTGGCCTAGCCACCTATAGAATGCAGGGAGATATCTGGTTAACTCCATCATCACATGTGAATGAAAAGGTAACATGTTTATACAATGCTGCAAACTCATGGTTGAAGCAGCTCAACGTGTTCCACCCTGACTTCAACTTCTTCGCATGCCGATCTTCCCTGTAA
- the LOC112779602 gene encoding uncharacterized protein isoform X3 has product MVSSSSTRCSSRSYISNLERFLQCVTPDVPSRTLHKRCSNDLNSQWLPPVKDTIEYFTLKDLWDCYSEWSAYGAGTPVMRESGETLMQFYVPYLSAIQIYSTKSVAASRYGKSQGGRREDNVVELECDCWSDDSSDKLSRSLSNNSSESWDANSFNSSSDQVGSWPTRDMLGYLYLEYMEKSSPYNRLPLADKIIELARSYPALMTLKSVDLSPASWMAVSWYPIYAIPSQKDKALTTCFLTYHTLSSSFQGWGMVVGEKSKRKNSGSISVSPFGLATYRMQGDIWLTPSSHVNEKVTCLYNAANSWLKQLNVFHPDFNFFACRSSL; this is encoded by the exons ATGGTCTCATCATCATCGACAAGGTGTAGTTCCAGAAGCTACATATCAAATTTGGAACGCTTTCTCCAATGTGTCACACCAGATGTTCCTTCAAGGACTCTCCATAag AGATGCTCAAATGATCTAAAtagtcaatggctacctcctgttAAGGACACAATTGAATACTTCACTCTGAAAGATCTTTGGGACTGCTATTCTGAATGGAGTGCATATGGTGCCGGTACACCGGTGATGCGCGAAAGTGGGGAAACTCTAATGCAATTCTATGTTCCGTATCTGTCCGCTATCCAAATCTACAGCACTAAGTCTGTTGCAGCTTCTAGGTATGGTAAAAGCCAAGG GGGACGGAGAGAGGATAACGTAGTTGAATTGGAATGTGATTGCTGGAGTGATGATAGCAGCGATAAACTATCAAGGTCATTAAGTAACAATTCTAGTGAATCGTGGGATGCTAATTCCTTCAATTCAAGCTCTGACCAGGTAGGTTCTTGGCCCACGAGGGATATGCTTGGTTACCTTTACTTGGAGTACATGGAGAAGAGTTCTCCATATAACCGGCTCCCGTTAGCAGATAAG ATAATTGAATTAGCTAGAAGCTATCCGGCATTAATGACGTTGAAGAGTGTGGATCTTTCTCCGGCTTCTTGGATGGCTGTTTCTTG GTATCCGATTTACGCCATACCAAGTCAGAAAGATAAGGCCTTGACAACGTGTTTCCTCACTTACCATACATTGTCTTCTTCTTTTCAAG GGTGGGGAATGGTGGTGGGGGAGAAGTCCAAGAGGAAGAACAGCGGCAGCATATCAGTGTCGCCTTTTGGCCTAGCCACCTATAGAATGCAGGGAGATATCTGGTTAACTCCATCATCACATGTGAATGAAAAGGTAACATGTTTATACAATGCTGCAAACTCATGGTTGAAGCAGCTCAACGTGTTCCACCCTGACTTCAACTTCTTCGCATGCCGATCTTCCCTGTAA
- the LOC112779602 gene encoding uncharacterized protein isoform X1 codes for MVSSSSTRCSSRSYISNLERFLQCVTPDVPSRTLHKRCSNDLNSQWLPPVKDTIEYFTLKDLWDCYSEWSAYGAGTPVMRESGETLMQFYVPYLSAIQIYSTKSVAASRYGKSQGGRREDNVVELECDCWSDDSSDKLSRSLSNNSSESWDANSFNSSSDQVGSWPTRDMLGYLYLEYMEKSSPYNRLPLADKIIELARSYPALMTLKSVDLSPASWMAVSWYPIYAIPSQKDKALTTCFLTYHTLSSSFQDCDNICAEINIENDVCFPTGWGMVVGEKSKRKNSGSISVSPFGLATYRMQGDIWLTPSSHVNEKVTCLYNAANSWLKQLNVFHPDFNFFACRSSL; via the exons ATGGTCTCATCATCATCGACAAGGTGTAGTTCCAGAAGCTACATATCAAATTTGGAACGCTTTCTCCAATGTGTCACACCAGATGTTCCTTCAAGGACTCTCCATAag AGATGCTCAAATGATCTAAAtagtcaatggctacctcctgttAAGGACACAATTGAATACTTCACTCTGAAAGATCTTTGGGACTGCTATTCTGAATGGAGTGCATATGGTGCCGGTACACCGGTGATGCGCGAAAGTGGGGAAACTCTAATGCAATTCTATGTTCCGTATCTGTCCGCTATCCAAATCTACAGCACTAAGTCTGTTGCAGCTTCTAGGTATGGTAAAAGCCAAGG GGGACGGAGAGAGGATAACGTAGTTGAATTGGAATGTGATTGCTGGAGTGATGATAGCAGCGATAAACTATCAAGGTCATTAAGTAACAATTCTAGTGAATCGTGGGATGCTAATTCCTTCAATTCAAGCTCTGACCAGGTAGGTTCTTGGCCCACGAGGGATATGCTTGGTTACCTTTACTTGGAGTACATGGAGAAGAGTTCTCCATATAACCGGCTCCCGTTAGCAGATAAG ATAATTGAATTAGCTAGAAGCTATCCGGCATTAATGACGTTGAAGAGTGTGGATCTTTCTCCGGCTTCTTGGATGGCTGTTTCTTG GTATCCGATTTACGCCATACCAAGTCAGAAAGATAAGGCCTTGACAACGTGTTTCCTCACTTACCATACATTGTCTTCTTCTTTTCAAG ACTGTGATAACATTTGTGCTGAAATCAACATAGAGAATGACGTATGTTTTCCGACAGGGTGGGGAATGGTGGTGGGGGAGAAGTCCAAGAGGAAGAACAGCGGCAGCATATCAGTGTCGCCTTTTGGCCTAGCCACCTATAGAATGCAGGGAGATATCTGGTTAACTCCATCATCACATGTGAATGAAAAGGTAACATGTTTATACAATGCTGCAAACTCATGGTTGAAGCAGCTCAACGTGTTCCACCCTGACTTCAACTTCTTCGCATGCCGATCTTCCCTGTAA
- the LOC112779602 gene encoding uncharacterized protein isoform X5 has translation MVSSSSTRCSSRSYISNLERFLQCVTPDVPSRTLHKRCSNDLNSQWLPPVKDTIEYFTLKDLWDCYSEWSAYGAGTPVMRESGETLMQFYVPYLSAIQIYSTKSVAASRYGKSQGGRREDNVVELECDCWSDDSSDKLSRSLSNNSSESWDANSFNSSSDQVGSWPTRDMLGYLYLEYMEKSSPYNRLPLADKIIELARSYPALMTLKSVDLSPASWMAVSWYPIYAIPSQKDKALTTCFLTYHTLSSSFQVLFSHEVVFMEVGIHIKQVYLSLHVRIATGQ, from the exons ATGGTCTCATCATCATCGACAAGGTGTAGTTCCAGAAGCTACATATCAAATTTGGAACGCTTTCTCCAATGTGTCACACCAGATGTTCCTTCAAGGACTCTCCATAag AGATGCTCAAATGATCTAAAtagtcaatggctacctcctgttAAGGACACAATTGAATACTTCACTCTGAAAGATCTTTGGGACTGCTATTCTGAATGGAGTGCATATGGTGCCGGTACACCGGTGATGCGCGAAAGTGGGGAAACTCTAATGCAATTCTATGTTCCGTATCTGTCCGCTATCCAAATCTACAGCACTAAGTCTGTTGCAGCTTCTAGGTATGGTAAAAGCCAAGG GGGACGGAGAGAGGATAACGTAGTTGAATTGGAATGTGATTGCTGGAGTGATGATAGCAGCGATAAACTATCAAGGTCATTAAGTAACAATTCTAGTGAATCGTGGGATGCTAATTCCTTCAATTCAAGCTCTGACCAGGTAGGTTCTTGGCCCACGAGGGATATGCTTGGTTACCTTTACTTGGAGTACATGGAGAAGAGTTCTCCATATAACCGGCTCCCGTTAGCAGATAAG ATAATTGAATTAGCTAGAAGCTATCCGGCATTAATGACGTTGAAGAGTGTGGATCTTTCTCCGGCTTCTTGGATGGCTGTTTCTTG GTATCCGATTTACGCCATACCAAGTCAGAAAGATAAGGCCTTGACAACGTGTTTCCTCACTTACCATACATTGTCTTCTTCTTTTCAAG TATTATTTTCACATGAAGTTGTCTTCATGGAAGTGGGCATTCATATAAAACAAGTATATCTATCATTGCATGTTCGGATTGCAACTGGTCAATAA
- the LOC112779602 gene encoding uncharacterized protein isoform X6, which translates to MVSSSSTRCSSRSYISNLERFLQCVTPDVPSRTLHKRCSNDLNSQWLPPVKDTIEYFTLKDLWDCYSEWSAYGAGTPVMRESGETLMQFYVPYLSAIQIYSTKSVAASRGRREDNVVELECDCWSDDSSDKLSRSLSNNSSESWDANSFNSSSDQVGSWPTRDMLGYLYLEYMEKSSPYNRLPLADKIIELARSYPALMTLKSVDLSPASWMAVSWYPIYAIPSQKDKALTTCFLTYHTLSSSFQVLFSHEVVFMEVGIHIKQVYLSLHVRIATGQ; encoded by the exons ATGGTCTCATCATCATCGACAAGGTGTAGTTCCAGAAGCTACATATCAAATTTGGAACGCTTTCTCCAATGTGTCACACCAGATGTTCCTTCAAGGACTCTCCATAag AGATGCTCAAATGATCTAAAtagtcaatggctacctcctgttAAGGACACAATTGAATACTTCACTCTGAAAGATCTTTGGGACTGCTATTCTGAATGGAGTGCATATGGTGCCGGTACACCGGTGATGCGCGAAAGTGGGGAAACTCTAATGCAATTCTATGTTCCGTATCTGTCCGCTATCCAAATCTACAGCACTAAGTCTGTTGCAGCTTCTAG GGGACGGAGAGAGGATAACGTAGTTGAATTGGAATGTGATTGCTGGAGTGATGATAGCAGCGATAAACTATCAAGGTCATTAAGTAACAATTCTAGTGAATCGTGGGATGCTAATTCCTTCAATTCAAGCTCTGACCAGGTAGGTTCTTGGCCCACGAGGGATATGCTTGGTTACCTTTACTTGGAGTACATGGAGAAGAGTTCTCCATATAACCGGCTCCCGTTAGCAGATAAG ATAATTGAATTAGCTAGAAGCTATCCGGCATTAATGACGTTGAAGAGTGTGGATCTTTCTCCGGCTTCTTGGATGGCTGTTTCTTG GTATCCGATTTACGCCATACCAAGTCAGAAAGATAAGGCCTTGACAACGTGTTTCCTCACTTACCATACATTGTCTTCTTCTTTTCAAG TATTATTTTCACATGAAGTTGTCTTCATGGAAGTGGGCATTCATATAAAACAAGTATATCTATCATTGCATGTTCGGATTGCAACTGGTCAATAA